One part of the Fusobacterium pseudoperiodonticum genome encodes these proteins:
- a CDS encoding TIGR00282 family metallophosphoesterase, protein MKVLIVGDVVGRPGRNTLQAFLEKYKEDYDFVIVNGENSAAGFGITVKIADEFLSWGTDVISGGNHSWDKKEIYEYLDNSDRMVRPANYPSDVPGKGYTILEDKKGNKIALISLQGRVFMSAVDCPFRTAKKLIEEISKTTKNIIIDIHAEATSEKIALGKYLDGEVSLVYGTHTHVQTADERILANGSGYISDVGMTGSQNGVIGTNAETIIKKFLTSLPQKFEVAEGEEQLSGIEVEIEEETGKCKKIKRINWSENEGFRS, encoded by the coding sequence GGAGATGTAGTAGGAAGACCTGGAAGAAACACTTTACAGGCATTTTTAGAGAAATATAAAGAAGATTATGATTTTGTGATAGTAAATGGAGAAAATTCAGCAGCAGGTTTTGGTATAACAGTAAAGATTGCAGATGAATTCTTATCTTGGGGAACAGATGTAATAAGTGGTGGAAATCACAGTTGGGATAAAAAAGAAATCTATGAGTACTTAGATAATTCAGATAGAATGGTAAGACCAGCTAATTATCCATCAGATGTTCCTGGAAAGGGTTATACTATCTTAGAGGATAAAAAAGGGAATAAGATAGCTTTGATATCTTTACAAGGAAGAGTGTTTATGTCAGCTGTTGACTGTCCTTTTAGAACAGCAAAGAAACTAATTGAAGAGATTTCAAAGACAACAAAGAATATAATAATAGATATTCATGCTGAAGCAACTTCAGAGAAAATAGCTTTAGGAAAATATTTAGATGGAGAGGTATCATTGGTTTATGGTACTCATACCCATGTACAAACAGCAGATGAAAGAATACTAGCTAATGGAAGTGGATATATTTCAGATGTAGGAATGACAGGCTCACAAAATGGGGTTATAGGAACAAATGCTGAAACTATAATAAAGAAATTTTTAACTTCTTTACCTCAAAAGTTTGAAGTAGCTGAAGGAGAGGAACAACTTTCAGGAATAGAAGTTGAAATTGAAGAAGAAACAGGAAAATGTAAAAAAATAAAAAGAATAAATTGGAGTGAAAATGAAGGTTTTAGAAGCTAA
- a CDS encoding biotin transporter BioY, translated as MKIKNMLYAAMFAAIVAVLGLMPPIPLPFIPVPITLQTMGVMLAGSFLGKRLGFISMLLVVVIVLLGLPILSGGRGGLAVLTGPTGGFFIVWPFAAFLVGFLAEKFWKNINVGKYIVANIIGGIVLVYLVGAIYLSYITKMPIDKAFLATMAFIPGDVLKAIVVSVLCYKLKEISPINEVVR; from the coding sequence ATGAAAATTAAAAATATGCTTTATGCAGCTATGTTTGCAGCTATTGTTGCTGTTTTAGGCTTAATGCCTCCAATACCTTTACCTTTCATTCCTGTTCCTATAACTTTACAAACTATGGGAGTAATGCTTGCAGGAAGTTTTTTAGGTAAAAGATTAGGTTTTATTAGTATGTTATTAGTGGTTGTTATTGTTCTTTTAGGTCTACCTATTCTATCAGGAGGTAGAGGTGGACTTGCAGTTCTTACAGGTCCTACAGGTGGATTTTTTATAGTATGGCCTTTTGCAGCCTTCTTAGTAGGTTTCTTGGCAGAAAAATTTTGGAAAAATATCAATGTAGGAAAATATATTGTAGCTAATATAATTGGTGGAATAGTTTTAGTATATCTTGTTGGTGCAATCTATCTATCATATATAACAAAAATGCCAATAGATAAAGCTTTCTTAGCAACTATGGCTTTTATCCCAGGTGATGTATTAAAGGCTATTGTTGTTTCTGTACTTTGCTATAAATTAAAGGAAATCAGTCCTATTAATGAAGTTGTAAGATAG
- a CDS encoding ATP-binding cassette domain-containing protein: MKISIKNLSYSYSGFNDEKNAIKDINLEINSNKRIAIVGHTGSGKSTLLKLIKGLLKHQTGEISIDEKTEDIGYIFQYPEHQIFETTIFKDVSFGLKKLKLSEKDLTERVEKVLQLVGLDKDYLHRSTLNLSGGEKRKVALAGVFIMENQLLLLDEATVGLDPESKNELFKILLNWQKENNSAFIFSSHDMNDVLNYAEEVIVMSEGKVLYHTKPSELFEKYSDSLESLGLVLPKSIDFLNRLNKILKNPLKFENEIKEEDILKVIEERLVNRG; encoded by the coding sequence ATGAAAATATCTATTAAAAATCTTAGCTATAGTTATTCTGGTTTCAATGATGAAAAAAATGCTATAAAAGATATTAACTTAGAAATAAATTCAAATAAAAGAATAGCTATTGTTGGACATACAGGTTCAGGGAAGTCTACTCTTTTAAAATTAATTAAAGGACTTTTAAAACATCAGACAGGTGAAATAAGTATAGATGAAAAAACTGAGGATATCGGCTATATTTTTCAATATCCTGAACATCAAATTTTTGAAACTACAATTTTTAAAGATGTTAGCTTTGGTTTAAAAAAATTAAAACTAAGTGAAAAAGATCTCACTGAAAGAGTTGAAAAGGTTTTACAGCTTGTAGGTTTAGATAAAGACTATCTTCATCGTTCAACTTTAAACTTAAGTGGTGGTGAAAAAAGAAAGGTCGCTTTGGCTGGGGTTTTTATTATGGAAAATCAGCTATTACTTTTAGATGAAGCAACTGTTGGTTTAGATCCTGAGTCAAAAAATGAACTTTTTAAAATTCTTTTAAATTGGCAAAAAGAAAATAATAGTGCTTTTATTTTCTCTAGTCATGATATGAATGATGTTTTAAATTATGCTGAGGAAGTTATTGTTATGAGTGAAGGAAAAGTTCTATATCATACAAAACCTTCTGAACTGTTTGAGAAATATAGTGATTCTTTAGAAAGTTTAGGACTAGTTCTTCCAAAATCTATAGATTTTTTAAATAGATTAAATAAAATTTTAAAAAATCCATTAAAGTTTGAAAATGAAATAAAAGAAGAAGATATTTTAAAAGTTATTGAAGAAAGATTAGTAAATAGAGGATAA
- a CDS encoding energy-coupling factor transporter transmembrane component T family protein, whose product MNIILGEYINRDSVLHHLDPRTKLIGSFSLILSFLFANNLSIYVIYTALALILIFLSKIPLTAFLKSLKYLSYILIFSSFFHLFSKQEGELLFKVWKYSVYDSGVFSAIKMMGRIILLLIFSSLLTLTTKPLDIALALETLLSPLKKIGLPIQDFSIMLSITLRFIPTILQEFNTIKMAQQARGGNFETRNPFKKLSQYSLILLPLLMSVIKKVDNLTLAMEARAFHCGLERTNFHRLKFQKIDYLAFIILFSIIIFLFFYQ is encoded by the coding sequence ATGAATATAATATTAGGAGAGTATATAAATAGAGATAGTGTGTTACATCACTTAGATCCAAGAACTAAATTAATTGGTTCTTTTTCTCTTATACTCTCTTTTTTATTCGCTAACAATCTATCTATTTATGTTATTTATACTGCTTTAGCTCTTATTCTTATCTTTCTTTCAAAAATTCCTTTAACAGCATTTTTAAAGAGTTTAAAATATCTGAGTTATATCTTAATTTTTTCTAGTTTTTTTCATCTTTTTTCTAAACAAGAAGGAGAATTATTATTTAAAGTTTGGAAATATTCTGTCTATGATAGTGGTGTTTTTTCTGCTATAAAAATGATGGGAAGAATAATTTTACTTTTAATTTTTTCATCTCTATTGACTTTAACAACTAAGCCTTTGGATATTGCCTTAGCCTTAGAAACTCTACTGAGTCCTCTAAAAAAAATAGGACTACCTATTCAAGATTTCTCTATTATGCTTAGTATCACTTTAAGATTTATTCCTACTATTTTACAGGAATTCAATACTATTAAAATGGCACAACAAGCAAGGGGAGGTAATTTTGAAACTAGGAATCCCTTTAAAAAATTGTCTCAATATAGCTTAATTTTACTTCCACTTTTGATGTCTGTTATAAAAAAAGTGGATAATTTAACATTGGCTATGGAAGCTAGAGCCTTTCATTGTGGTTTAGAAAGAACTAACTTCCACAGATTAAAATTTCAAAAAATAGATTATTTAGCTTTTATTATTCTATTTTCTATAATAATATTCTTATTTTTTTACCAATAG
- the prmA gene encoding 50S ribosomal protein L11 methyltransferase, giving the protein MKVLEAKIIYESDNIEKYKKIISDIFYDFGVTGLKIEEPLLNKDPLNFYKDEKQFLLSENSVSAYFPLNIYSEKRKKVLEETFKEKFSEDEEIVYNLDFYEYDEEDYQNSWKKYLFVEKVSEKFVVKPTWREYEKQADELVIELDPGRAFGTGSHPTTSLLLKLMEEQDFTNKTIIDIGTGSGILMIAGKLLGAGEVYGTDIDEFSMEVAKENLLLNNISLDEVKLLKGNLLEVIENKKFDIVVCNILADVLVKLLDEIKYILKEDSIVLFSGIIEDKLAEVISKAESVGLEVAEVKEDKEWRSCRLLVKK; this is encoded by the coding sequence ATGAAGGTTTTAGAAGCTAAAATTATATATGAAAGTGACAATATAGAAAAATATAAAAAAATAATTTCAGATATTTTTTATGATTTTGGAGTTACAGGTCTAAAGATAGAAGAGCCTCTTTTAAATAAGGATCCTTTAAATTTCTACAAGGACGAAAAACAATTTTTGTTATCTGAAAACTCTGTATCGGCATATTTTCCTTTGAATATCTATTCAGAAAAAAGAAAAAAAGTCCTAGAAGAAACTTTTAAAGAAAAGTTTTCAGAAGATGAAGAAATAGTATATAACTTAGATTTTTATGAATATGATGAGGAAGATTATCAAAATAGTTGGAAGAAATATTTATTTGTTGAAAAAGTCAGTGAAAAATTTGTAGTAAAGCCAACTTGGAGAGAGTATGAAAAACAAGCTGATGAGCTAGTTATAGAGCTTGATCCAGGAAGAGCTTTTGGAACAGGTTCACATCCTACAACTTCACTTCTATTGAAATTAATGGAAGAACAAGACTTCACTAACAAAACAATAATAGATATAGGGACAGGTTCAGGTATACTTATGATAGCAGGGAAACTATTAGGAGCAGGAGAAGTATATGGAACAGATATAGATGAGTTTTCTATGGAAGTCGCTAAGGAAAATTTACTTTTAAATAATATATCTTTAGATGAAGTAAAACTTTTAAAAGGAAACTTACTTGAAGTTATAGAAAATAAGAAGTTTGATATAGTAGTATGTAATATTTTAGCTGATGTCTTGGTTAAATTATTAGATGAAATAAAATATATCTTGAAAGAGGACTCAATAGTTCTTTTCTCAGGAATAATAGAGGACAAATTAGCAGAAGTTATCTCTAAGGCAGAATCAGTAGGACTTGAAGTTGCCGAAGTAAAAGAAGATAAAGAGTGGAGAAGTTGTCGTCTATTGGTAAAAAAATAA
- a CDS encoding ATP-binding cassette domain-containing protein, with product MIEVENLSFSYQNNKVLKNISFSIEKGEYLCIIGKNGSGKSTLAKLLAALIFQQEGTIKISGYDTKNQKDLLNIRKIVGIIFQNPEEQIISTTVFDEVIFALENLAIPRENIKEIAEKSLKDLNLLEYKDRLTYQLSGGEKQRLAIASILAMGTEILIFDEATSMLDPVGKKEVLRIMKELNSQGKTIIHITHDRDDVLEASKVMLLSEGEIKYLGSPYKVFDDDVAFLLKIKNILEKYNIKVEDKNINMEDLVKIVYENIY from the coding sequence ATGATAGAAGTAGAAAATCTTAGTTTCTCTTATCAAAATAATAAGGTCTTAAAAAATATTTCTTTCTCCATAGAAAAAGGTGAATATCTTTGTATTATTGGAAAAAATGGCTCAGGAAAATCTACACTTGCCAAGTTACTTGCTGCCCTTATTTTTCAACAAGAAGGGACTATAAAAATTTCTGGCTATGACACTAAAAATCAAAAAGATTTACTGAATATAAGAAAAATAGTTGGGATAATCTTTCAAAATCCTGAAGAACAAATTATCTCAACTACTGTTTTTGATGAAGTTATCTTTGCACTAGAAAATCTTGCTATTCCTAGAGAGAATATAAAAGAAATAGCTGAAAAGTCCTTAAAAGATCTTAATCTACTTGAATACAAAGATAGACTTACTTATCAGTTATCAGGTGGTGAAAAACAGAGACTTGCTATTGCAAGTATCTTAGCTATGGGAACTGAAATTCTAATTTTTGATGAGGCAACTTCTATGCTTGATCCTGTTGGAAAAAAAGAAGTTTTAAGGATTATGAAAGAATTAAATTCTCAGGGAAAAACTATTATTCATATTACTCATGATAGAGATGATGTCTTAGAAGCCTCTAAAGTAATGCTTTTATCAGAGGGTGAGATAAAGTATTTAGGAAGTCCTTACAAAGTTTTTGATGATGACGTAGCTTTTCTTCTAAAAATAAAAAATATTTTGGAAAAATATAATATAAAAGTAGAAGATAAAAATATAAATATGGAAGATTTGGTGAAAATAGTCTATGAAAATATCTATTAA